aaaaaataaaataaaatgggaaactTCTCTGAACAAGTCAGCAGAACAGAAGAGCCATGCTCAGAGGGCTTGGAGAGTAGTACCTCGCACATTCGTTACTCAGTCACAGTATCCAGTTAAACCACCTTCCCAACCCAACCCGCCCTGGCTGCACACCCTTGCCACCCCCCTTCAGCTCTGCCTTTTTGTGCATTGCTGGCCCCAGGTACGGGGACAAAACAAGTCCTGGAAGCTTCCAACAGTTCAGTACTTCACTCCTGGAATAAACTCCTTGGCATCTGGATTCAGGTTACTTTTGCTCTGAAATGAGAATCAAGAGAAAATATAACTCAAAGCAAGCTgtacttttattacttttttcatgataaaaaattaatttagcatACTAAATAATGAGTTTCACTATAGCATTTTATACATGTGCATTCCATAGACTCTGCTGATACCTGCCTCTTATCCCTCCCCATACTGATGGTCATCTTTCTGCTTTCACATCCTATTAcactttaaaacttattttcgGGCTAGGGATGAAGCTTattgatagagtacttgcctagcatgtacaaggttcAACTCTCTAGCCCTACAGAGAGATAAAAGTACAGGGAAGACTGGGAGGAAAATAACAAATCATTAAAACTTGTTTTTGAGTTCTgatacatgctaagcaagtgttccacaactgagccacaccacagTATCCTTCTTGGTAAGcctcagggaagaaggaagagtctTAACAGCCCATGCTATCGCTGAATTGTTCTCAGAGGCTCCTGCCTCCTGTTTCCACTCCATTTCAAGATATTCCCCTGAATCTATGAATGACATTCATTCCAAAACAGCACTTCAAGCCACTGAACAGATTAACATGGTGAAAACAATATTCCATGAAGCCAGTTTAGATACTAGAAcctctatttttctcatttttccatgCCCCTTGGTGTTCTTGTGAGTCTTGGCTCATTGCAAGCCACAGCTACTCACAAGATATGTGGGAACCACAGTGCTCGCAGAATTCCAGCCACATCAATAGAAGACAAGGAACTCACTTCTCTGACTTAACAGAAGTACAAACTGGCCTGTCAGGAGTGTGTTCCTCCTAATAGCAATAGTTTTCCTGGCAGAGCCATAGTACATTAGGTACAGATAGTGAAAGAGAAAGACTTCTAATCTTATCCCAGGGCAGAGAGCATCAGGGTAAATGAAGGCTGATGACTACAGTTTCACAGAACCTGAAGCCATTTAAGGGGTGAAGACATGTCAGCTGATAGGCCCCAGAGATGTGATGTAGGGTGTAGGGCCACACAGACATCTATGACTCCAAACATCATATTCCTTTCAGGATGTCACATGTAGAACTACTGAAGGCTCTTACCAAAATGTCCTCAGATTCATGACTGTCACTGACTGATAGTCCATTTAACTGCTGCTGTAAGTGTCCCACAGCCTGAGGCAAGTCTCGTGCTGGAATGAACCAGTCCTGGTCCTCTTCATCCAGCATCTCCTGGAAGCAGCGGTCCAAGAAGTCTTGCTCCTGCAGCTCTTCTTCCACCTACCAACAAAGGGGTAAGACTAAGAGGAACTATTCCAGAGGATGATCCCTCTGGAGTCCccagcacttctcttcagaggTCCTCACTCAGAACCATGGCAGGAAAGCTAATGAGAAATGTTCCCAATTGGttcatgtttataaatatttggtccctagttggtgatGCTGTTCAGGGACATCACAGAACCTTTATGAGGTCGAGTCCTGAGGAAGAAAGTATGTcagtgggggcaggctttgaaattTACGAATGtagtccattttatttttatttttttctctctgcttccaattTGAGATAACATGTGCTCAGCCAGCTTCATTTCTACTGTCAAAGCTTGTCCGTTGTTCAACCCAGCCATGACGAACTGACTATATCTCCctagaactgtgagctgaaataaaccctttcctccatgaaattgcttttggtcatggaatcttaccacagcaacagagaagtaactGATCTGATaaccataaaaaattaaaaacaaaatggcagaaaCTTCAGGTCTTCATAAATCTTTTATGGGAAGTGTGTAACTGGCCTGAGATTAGGATACTGAAAACTAAATCAAAATCAGTATTAGCTCCTGATCCACTTTTCTAGTAATAAGAACTCCAAGGCAGAAAAATACTTGTAGAACCTTAGAGAGATACAGAAAACACTTTCTGgtacattattaaaaatatacatcacAATTCAGTGTCtcttaaaacaagaacaaaatatttaaactacTCCATACTTCCTCAACACTGTCACCAACTGATGTAAAAAGATCTAGGATTTTCCAGTCCTTTGCAGACAATGTTTACTTGGCAGATTTCAGTGAATTCATTGGCTACTCCACACTTGCCAAATCTCTTTCTCACTTCTTGCTGGGTAACAGGTTCATAGCTCATTACCTCCATAAGctaaatcaaacaacaacaacaaaaaaatcactcAACTGTGCCTCATATGTTCAGAAAAAGTTACTAATAGCAAGTTTTTgactgtttctgttgtttttagaCAGTTtcacatatcccaggctggccttgaactctccatgtagctgaggctggtcttgaatctctggtcctcctgcctgttcctcccaagtgctggaatcacagtcATGTTCCATTATCCAGCTAAAGAAGAGTATCTTAAATGTGTAATTgcctaaacattttaaaatctcataaaTTATACAGTTATGAAGCTCTTAAATAACTACAAAGTATTTCTAAGCCATTAAGATTTTATAGTTTTGTGTTTGAAATGtttggcatttattttctctatccaGTCTCTACTTCTCTCTGACAGGGCTGGACTAACTCAGTATGTATACAGCTCAGGCTAGTTGTGAACTCACATCAATCCCCTGCCTCGGTCTACCAAGTCTCAGGATCTCAGGTATAAGCCACTATACTCCTGCTCTCCATTCTCTTACATATTCCCTTGTTCAAGAATTTTACTATAGCTGCTTCTTTTAGGGCTTTGCCATGTGATCTATTTCTCTTATTATAGCAGTATTCTTTGTGTAATAGTTGGGAAATTAGcacaaagaacataaaagaaaaaagaaaaaaacaaacaaacaaaagatcccAAGTCTCAACTCTGAGGCATGAATAAGTATTGTCCCTGTTCTGACTTTAGCTATTAGACACCCATGGGGAAATGATAGGaacttacagaaaaagaaaaacaaaaaacaaaacaaacctccagTTAGAGAATATGTATGTAAAAGATCCCTAACACCCAACTAAGTGGTTTCATCTTCCCATATTCCATGTCATGCCTCACCAGCGGCAACACATCCTAAAAGTTACAAAAAATTGGTGTTTGTCCTCAACTTAGCAcaagtctcttttctctttagtattgaaattttctgtgtatgaatataAATCATTCACAAATATAACTAATGTGTTTCTTCTTCCAAGAAGTAGTTTCCTGAGTtatccttcctttaaaaaaatttttattatttttaatggggggggggtgagtgcacatgtgtgcaggcaaagGAAAAGGCCAGAAGAAAGGTACTAGGtctactggagctggagttacagatggccgtGGGCAACTAAGTCCTgccctctacaagaacagcaagcactcaaaACTGTAGAactgtctcttcagccccttgaGTTATACTTCCTGTTGTTGTTATCTGTCTGGATCAGGGTGTCAGGTATCTGTAGATAGGCTAAAACTTGATAGGTATCAGAATCTGCCCTTGAACTGTTCTTGTTGGCTCtaattcccagtgctgggattacacgtaTGTACCACCATGTGCCACTactttctgaaacctcaaacaagtgatatttccttatttatagGTCTTAGTCTTTCCCCCCTCAATATGACATTTCAATCTGATTCTAAAAGCTTCATACTTGTTCAACTATTTATTTGAATAgacccttgaactcctgatccccttgCTTCTTGttataaatgctgggattataggcatgtaccaccatgaccATCTTTTCAGTGAACATTTTCACCCAAAAGAGCTCAATaagggggctggggaaatggctcagcaggtaaagtgctttggcacaaacctgaggacctgagtttggattcccagcatttatgtaaaaagctaggtgtggtggtatgtacctgtaatcccagtgtccTGAGGCAGAGACGGAACTCTaaggactcactggccagccagtctagccaatcaccAGCTTCAGATTCActgagagactgtttcaaaaactgaagtggaggaactggagagatggctcagcggttaagagcactgcctgctcttccaaaggtcctgagttcaattcccagcaaccacatggtggctcacaaccatctgtagacagaatactgagaatactgtatacataataaataaataaatcttttaaaaaaaaaaactgaagtggAGACTACTAGAGGAAGACACACAGCATTggcatctgacctccacatgcataggTGCATGTGAACGTGCATCTTCCAACCCACCCAATGACAATCAATACTAGGATTAGGGATTATagccttaaaatgttttattatgcttatttatttattgttggagGGAGGTGCAATGtgtcactgcacacatgtgaaggtagaggacaacttatgggagtttgttttcttcttctaccatgtgggtcctagagattTAACTCAGGCTGTAAGTCAAGGCAGCAATTGCTTTTATCAACAGAGCCATTTCACAGGCAAGATGTTTTTCATACCATTCAGAAATTGTGGCTTGCCTGGAAACCTTGATATAGATCTTTTGtcttatcaatttttaaaaatgcatcttaaatctttatttttttgtcttaacaATTTTAGTATGTCTTTCCAGGATGAGATATACAAACAGCAACAAGGGCATGTCAGCAAGTGTTGTAGTAGTAGCCCCTACTTGACAACAGTAGCAGCAATGTCAGTGGAGGTAAGAGGGCAGGGAAGAACTCCACACAAGCAGCAGAGGCAATGAAGGACGGTggggtggaagggaagagggaagcagagactaCAGGTCCTTGAGGGCTTGGGAGGATTTAGGAGCTATAATCCTGGCTAGCTCTGATTGTTGCTGCTTAAGAGCAGAGGATGGCACTAAGTCCTGAGGGTCAGGCCCTTGACTTAGAACCCAGAGCTATAGATTCTAACTTGAGCTATATGCCTCTGGCTACCAAGATCTGGAACCCCTGATTCTCTGAGTGTGTTAGGCCTTTATCAACCCTAGAAGAACCATCCTGTTCCTACAAGTACAGTAAAAGATTGCAGTAGCTCACGGGGACAGTGACCTTTGCTTACCTGTCTATTGAAATCCTCTTCATTCTCCATCCACATATATTCTGCAAAtgggttttccttttcctcatgtCCATTTAACCCTTGGTCCTCTTTGCATTTCACACTGGGTGATGTACCTGCTACACTGGATCCATTCATTATGGAGATTCTAAACAGATAAAAGAAGACGAAAAGTGAAGATAAGGACTAAGGAAATTTGAATCTAAAAATCCCGATCTTTCCAGAAGCTTCTTAAGTTGTAGGCCaataatttgaaatgaaaatgaacactaCTGTTAGTTTGTAAATGTTATGACATCAATCACATAGTTACCAATTATACAGATGTATAGCTCCTTAATAACTGAGTAGTGGGGCACAATGGTGTGGTGGTCTGGAAGAAAATgttccccaaagggagtgacactattaggaggtatggtcttgctgGAAGATGTGTGctactgtggaggtgggctttgaggtctcatatatactcaagctacttcctgttgcctgcaagtcaggATGTATTAACTCgaagctccagctccagcactgtgtctgcctgcatgctgccatgccccaccatgatgataatggactaaacctctgaaaatgtaagctatCCAACTAAACGTTTTCTTTTATAACAGTTACCACAGTCATGGTGTCTGAGAAGTCCCATTCCTCTCTCCCCAAACTGTGCCCACTCAGAGACTCTCCAAACAAAGGGAAGGCACCAAGAGGTCCACTTTCACATTCTTAGTGGCTACTACAGCTTTCTCCTCTAAAGTTGCCAGTTGCCTAAAGTGATCAGCTATTGACCACACTTGGGCACAAGCCCAGCTTGTGGCTGACACATCATTACCCCTCGTCTACAACCTATCTAGTTTCCCTGTTTTAGTTCGGGTGTACAGCTGCTCCAGCCTCCATCTCTGGAGAATCCACCACCAGGGAGTTGCATCTGTGAAGACACCTATTGGGCGGGGGTGGCAGGGTAGTCAGCGTCAGAAAACGTATTAGTAAGGGTGGAAGACAATCTTTtattcatctcttctttctccagtgttggggacagaacccagggccttgcacacatTGGCAAGCATTCTTCCACAGAGCTGCACTCCAGCCCCAGACAGTCTCTTGTAATGCAGAGATGCTTTAGGCCTCAGAAACCACAGTCATCTTCTGCCCCTTTCTCCTCTTAAGGTCATAGAAACTAACACTTCTCTTCCCCTAGACAAGTATAGAACACAAAGATATATTCTGAGCTTTGCCTCTCTTTCTATATCAGGCTGGCCATAAACAAATCTGATCTTGTAGATTGATCATAAACCCCATTTCAGTAGAGGTCCTGCCCATAGCTGGGAGGACAAACTTGCACAGAGGCCAAGAAGAATCTGGATAGACAGGCCCTGCTGGGTTTCCCTAAACAGCTTTCTAGCATTAGaccacaccctttctgtctggTCACACTGTTAGAGGGTCATCCTGTTTCAATCATGCTTTTATAATGAAGCCTTTATAACAAACCCAAAGAGGATTGGTTCGGAGCATTCTGCAGAGCTGAACACATGGAAGCTTGTAGAAAAGTGAAtaaggagccaggcggtggtggtgcacgcctataatcacagcactgggaggcagaggcaggtggatctctgtgagtttgaggtcagtctggtctacaagagctagttccaggacaggcatcaaaactacagagaaaccctgtctcgagaaactggaagaaaaaaaagtgattaaGAAATCATTCATGACCTGGGAGCAGGGACCCCAGCTCCACAGGGATGGGAATCCTACCTATCTTCATTTGGCtatctatttctttattgttgtcTTCAGTTTTGCAATAGGTGTCTCATTATGTATCTCTGGTTGGTCTGAAACTggctaggtagaccaggctgatctctaaCTCACTGGATCGTTTGACTCCACCTCCCCAATTCTAGGATTGCAGGCATTTAACACCAAACACTGTGATATTTGTCTTCTACAAAATATCTtttagggagctggagagctggctcaaaggttaagagcactgactgctcttccggagattctgagttcaattctcagcaaccacatagtggctcacaaccatctggaatgagatctggtgccttcttctggcctgcaggcatggaggctacacaatgtgtacataataaataaataaatctttaaaaaaaaaaacccacatcttTTAGACTAAGCTAGTCAACATCAGTATTTTCCTGAGTTGTGAGCAGACCAGTAAGCTAAACCCAAGGATGGGGGAATAGAAATCCCAACTGACAGTCAGTTGGTCATAGAAATTTCAAGTGGTGTCTGAAGCAAGGAAGCTGTGTGTTGGGACTGAGCTCTCAATCTGTGGGATCTGACATTACTTCTAGGTAGACAGTTCCAGAGTTAAACTGCCCAGCTGGTTTCTGCTGCAGAGCAGACTACTTTCTggagggagacacacacatacattttgagATCATAGAAGTCATCTGTGCTGTAAACACACAGTAGTAGAAGCTGAGTTCATTTTCCTGTAGTATCATCAGGTTGTAGAACTAAACATAAAtacttcaagaaaagaaaaacacagaaacaattcTTGCAGTTCTCAGTGCTCACAGTACTGATCTGTACTTTACAATCAACCTGCAGCTTCCACTAAGTGCAAAGTTATTTTTTCAAACAGCAACAATCTATATAACTGTATAACACAACCATATAAATGTAGAGTGCTTAAAATCAAAGTACTATTACAGCTATATTCTGACTAACTAGACATAATCTATCcaacaatatttaattttttttcagagctggagagTGAACCCAGGGTCAGTGTATGGTGGGTATATCCTACCAAAGAGCTACCACTCCGGCCCTCAACTGTAATTTAAGAAGTTTCACACAGCGAAATGGCCAGGGAGGGCACCTAAATGAGGAGTTAAGCCATCTTTCTGTGTTAGTATAAGAATCACACTATTGGGGAAGTGTGAACTGGTACCTTAATGTGCCCCTAACTTTGTTTAGTAGCTGGCTGGGAACAGAAGATTCTGCTGGAGATGGCATCTCCTTGGAAGGCACATAGATGTTTCAATGTGGGGAAGATACGTGGTGATGTGGGACCACTACCCCTAATATCACTGACTTCCAACCCAGTTTTATGTAACGTTCTATTCACAGCCCTTCCCCAGTTTACCACCCAAACACTTCAACATTGACCTGCTTCTGGCCATTCTACTTTGTCAGTTTGCATTGTTTAACACGACCCTTTCCAACACACCAAGGCAAATCCTTGTGAAAGTCTAACGTAGTGGAGATGAACAAAATATGTCCAGAGTtgtcagagattaaaaaaaaagttcagtttcATAATAAGGATTAAGAATCACAATAtcgctgggtggtagtggtgcatgcctttaatcctagtacttgggaggcagaggcaggcagatctctgtgagtttgaggccagcatgatctacaagagctagttttcaagacaagctccaaagctacagggaaaccctatctcgaaaaacccaaaaagaaaaaaaaaaaaaagaatcagaatatCTGCCATGACGTCAGTCATGCCATAGAGCTACCTGTGTGAC
Above is a window of Microtus ochrogaster isolate Prairie Vole_2 unplaced genomic scaffold, MicOch1.0 UNK62, whole genome shotgun sequence DNA encoding:
- the Paip2b gene encoding polyadenylate-binding protein-interacting protein 2B isoform X1 → MTTLNTGSARISIMNGSSVAGTSPSVKCKEDQGLNGHEEKENPFAEYMWMENEEDFNRQVEEELQEQDFLDRCFQEMLDEEDQDWFIPARDLPQAVGHLQQQLNGLSVSDSHESEDILSKSNLNPDAKEFIPGVKY
- the Paip2b gene encoding polyadenylate-binding protein-interacting protein 2B isoform X2; amino-acid sequence: MNGSSVAGTSPSVKCKEDQGLNGHEEKENPFAEYMWMENEEDFNRQVEEELQEQDFLDRCFQEMLDEEDQDWFIPARDLPQAVGHLQQQLNGLSVSDSHESEDILSKSNLNPDAKEFIPGVKY